From a single Salmo salar chromosome ssa22, Ssal_v3.1, whole genome shotgun sequence genomic region:
- the LOC106583585 gene encoding GTPase IMAP family member 4, which translates to MATRNVISDSEDFLQLSEMRIMRLGCRESGKSSAGNTILGREEFALGTTVQCLKRQGKVAGRQVTVVDNPGWWRNHTVEETPELVKDHIVNSVYPPGPHTLLLVIRMDPSFTEKNRKAVEEHLELLSKTVWSHTIVLFTYGDCLGDTTIGQHIESEGQDVQWLVEKCGNRYHVFNNKNRGDGT; encoded by the exons ATGGCCACCAGGAATGTAATCTCAGATTCTG aggacttCCTCCAACTCTCTGAGATGAGGATTATGCGGCTGGGGTGCAGAGAATCTGGGAAGAGTTCAGCAGGAAACACCATCCTGGGCAGAGAAGAGTTTGCTTTAGGGACAACCGTTCAGTGTTTGAAGAGACAAGGAAAAGTAGCAGGACGGCAAGTCACTGTGGTAGACAATCCAGGATGGTGGAGGAATCACACTGTAGAGGAGACTCCAGAGCTGGTTAAAGATCATATTGTGAACAGTGTGTATCCTCCAGGACCCCACACTCTCCTCCTGGTCATACGGATGGATCCTTCATTCACTGAGAAAAACAGAAAGGCAGTAGAGGAACACCTTGAGCTTCTCAGTAAGACAGTCTGGAGTCACACTATAGTGCTGTTCACCTATGGGGACTGTCTGGGAGACACAACCATTGGGCAGCACATTGAGAGTGAAGGGCAGGACGTCCAATGGCTTGTTGAGAAATGTGGCAACAGGTATCATGTGTTCAACAATAAGAACAGGGGTGATGGCACATAA